The Paenibacillus sp. 481 DNA window GATAAATCGGTATTTGAGGCAACCAACAATGCTGGCAATGAATTGTTCGGATTAATGAACACATTCTCTGGCGGCGCGTTATTCCAATTCTCCATCTTTGCACTTGGTATCTTCCCGTATATTACGGCGTCGATTATCGTGCAACTTCTAACGATGGATGTCGTTCCGAAGTTAGCTCAATGGGCTAAAGAAGGAGAAGTAGGTAAGCGTAAGATCACCCAAATTACTCGTTATGGTACGATAATTTTGGGCTTGATTCAGTCATTCGGTACAGCGATTGGTTTCAACCGCTTGTACGGTGCACAAATGGTTCCGAATGCGACTTATGCAGATTATATTCTGATCGCCATTGTTCTGACAGCTGGTACGGCATTTTTGATGTGGCTCGGTGAACAAATTACCGAGAAGGGCATAGGTAACGGTATTTCAATTATTATCTTCGCGGGTATTATTGCAACGTTACCTCTTACGATTCGTGCGCTAGTTGAAGACCAATTCGTAAATACTGACGGACAATTGTTCTTAAGCATTGCGAAAATGGTCATTATCTTGCTTGTCGTTGTATTGATTCTTATCGGAATTATTTTTATCCATCAGGGTAATCGTCGAATTCCGGTACAATACGCGAAGCGCGTTGTAGGCAACAAAATGTACGGCGGGCAAAACACGCACATTCCACTTAAAGTTAATGCTGCGGGCGTTATCCCGGTCATCTTCGCTTCATCGCTGTTGATGTTCCCGGTTACTATCGCACAATTTTGGGCTGGTAAGGCGTGGGCTAACTGGATAATTAATAACATGAGCCACGATAAGCCACTTGGTATGTTATTGTTTGTGCTCATGATTATTGGTTTCACTTTCTTCTACACATTTGTGCAGTTGAATCCACAGCAAATGGCGGATCAAATGAAGAAGAACGGTGGCTATATTCCAGGCATTCGCCCGGGTAAAGCTACTGCTACGTATTTGACACGTGTTATGACACGAGTTACATTAGCAGGTTCGATCTTCTTGGCACTTATCTCTGTTATGCCAGTATTTCTTGGGGCGCTTGCTGGGCTGCCACGTGAAGTACAACTGGGTGGAACAGGGTTGCTCATCGTAGTAGGTGTTGCACTTGATACGATGAAGCAAATTGAGAGCCAGTTGATTAAACGTCATTACAAAGGTTTTATTAATAAATAGTCAATAGGTTCTGACGGGCCGGTAACGGCTCATCGGCACCTATTGTGCTGTTTCGTGTAGAGCAGAGGCTTAACGAATGGCATCGAAGCATCCACTTCCGACGAAGTTAAGCCTGTGCTTACCATAAGGGGAGTGACATTCGATGAACATTCTATTCATGGGGCCTCCTGGGGCAGGGAAAGGAACGCAGGCTGAGCGCATTGTAACCGAGTTCGGTATCCCGCACATTTCGACTGGCGACGCGTTTCGCGCTGCAATTGGCGAAGGCACACCCATCGGATTGAAGGCGAAAGAGTACATTGATCAAGGTTTGCTTGTTCCTGATGACGTGACGGTTGGTATCGTACGAGAGCGTCTCGTGCAGCCAGACTGCGCAAAAGGTTTCCTGCTGGATGGTTTCCCACGTACGTTGGCACAAGCTGAGGCGTTGGATGCTATGTTGACAGAGATGGGTCACAAAATCGACCACGTCATCGACCTGAGCGTTGACCGCGATTTGTTGCTGGCACGTCTCACCGGACGACGCATTTGCAAGTCTTGCGGCGCGACGTACCATGTCATCTTTAACCCGCCTCAACAAGAGGGCGTTTGTGATAAATGTCAAGGCGAGCTGTACCAACGCTCGGACGATTCCGAAGAAAAAGTCGGCACACGTCTTGATGAGTACATCAACAAAACAGCTCCTTTGCTTTCGTACTACGAGAATAAAGGCTTGTTGCGTCAGGTTGACGGCGAGAAGGAAATCGATACGGTGACATCTGAAATCGTATCTTTACTGCGAGGTTAAACGAATGATCATTTGTAAGTCCGAAGTGGAACTAGGCTTCATGAGGGAAGCTGGGCGGATTGTAGCGGAAACGCACCGTCTTATGGCTAACTCGGTTGAGGCGGGCATCACTACTCGTGAGCTCGACGCAATCGCAGAAACATTCATTCGCAGCCAAGGAGCGATACCTTCGTTCAAAGGATATAACGGTTTTTCTGGCAGCATCTGCGCTTCAGTCAATGAAGAGTTGGTGCACGGCATTCCCGGCAATCGCAAATTAAACGAAGGCGACATCATTAGTATTGATATCGGTGCAGAATATCGCGGATATCACGGTGACTCCGCTTGGACTTATGGAGTCGGGACCATTTCAGAAACCGCTCAAAAGCTGCTCGAAGTAACAGAGCGTTCGCTTTATGCAGGACTTGAACTGGTCAAGCCGGATGAGCGATTGTACACGATATCTCACGCGATTCAACGCGTGATCGAAGATGCAGGTTTTTCTGTCGTACGTGAGTATGTTGGACACGGGATTGGAACTTCTCTTCATGAGGAGCCTCAAATTCCGAACTACGGACCGCCGAACCGTGGACCACGTTTGAAAGCGGGTATGACGCTCGCGATCGAACCTATGGTTATCGTCGGAGAGCGTTACGTTAAGACACTCGCGGACAACTGGACGGTCGTAACGGTGGATGGAACGCTGTGCGCTCACTTTGAGCATACGGTGGCGGTAACGCCGGACGGTTGCGAAATTTTGACGAAGCTGGATGAGTAGGTAATTAGGATGAATGATATTCGAATACCAACCCTCGGCCAATTCGTCAAGGTGCTTCGAGGTCGTGATGCCGGCAAGTATGCAGTCATCATTGGCGTTGAAGATACTCGTTACGTCGATATCGTAGACGGGGACAAACGAAAGTTTGAACAGCCGAAACGAAAAAACTTGCTTCATCTCGAGTTGCAGTCTGCAATTTGTAGTGAAGTTGTCCGAAGTTTAGAAGAAAGCGGTCAAGTTACGAACAGCAAGCTTCGGTATTTTATATCTAAGCATGCTCAGGAACAAGACGCTTTCATTGCTGATTGAGAAAGGAGAATGACGTTGGCTAAAGAAGATGTTATTGAGGTTGAAGGAACGGTCATCGAGCCGTTGCCGAATGCGATGTTCAAAGTTGAGCTTGAGAACGGTCATCAAATTCTTGCCCACGTTTCCGGAAAGCTGCGGATGCACTTCATCCGTATCCTGACTGGGGACAAAGTGGTCATACAGCTGTCGCCATACGATTTGACCAGAGGTCGCATCACATATCGGAAATAGCACTCGGATGAGTAGCGCTTGCAACGCACTTGCAGACCGTCCAGCGAAGCAAGTGACGGTTTGACGTGCAACTTATGAACTGGGAGGTATTCAGTCATGAAGGTAAGACCTTCTGTTAAGCAGATTTGCGAAAAATGCAAAGTCATTCGTCGCAAAGGCAACGTTATGGTAATTTGTGAGAATCCTAAGCATAAACAAAAACAAGGATAAGAAGGGGGTGTAGCGTACTATGGCTCGTATAGCTGGTGTAGACTTGCCACGTGACAAACGCGTTGAGATCGCCTTGACATACATTTTCGGAATTGGTAAAACAACATCCAAAAAGATCATCGCAGAATCTGGCGTTAATCCGAATACTCGCGTACGCGATTTGTCGGAAGAGGAAGTAAACAAGGTTCGTGAAGCAATTGATAAAGCGGTTAAGGTTGAAGGTGACCTTCGTCGTGAAATCTCTTTGAACATCAAGCGCTTGATCGAGATCGGATGCTATCGTGGTGTCCGTCATCGTCGTGGTTTGCCTGTTCGTGGACAACGTACTAAAACAAATGCTCGTACACGCAAAGGCCCTCGTCGTACGGTAGCAAATAAGAAAAAGTAAGGAGGGATAAGTAGCAATGGCTAAACCAAAAAAAGTCGTACGTACTAAACGTCGTGATCGTAAAAATATTGAAACTGGTGTGGCACATATCCGTTCTACGTTCAACAACACGATCGTAACAATCACGGATACACACGGTAACGCAATTTCTTGGGCGAGCTCCGGCGGAATGGGCTTTAAAGGCTCCCGTAAGTCTACGCCGTTCGCGGCGCAAATGGCTGCGGAAACTGCTGCTAAAGCAGCGATGGAACACGGTATGAAATCGGTTGAAGTTACGGTTAAGGGCCCAGGCGCAGGCCGTGAAGCTGCCATCCGTTCCTTGCAAGCTGCAGGATTGGAAGTCAGCATGATTAAAGACGTAACGCCAATCCCGCACAACGGCTGCCGTCCACCAAAACGTCGTCGCGTATAGTGTAGACACCGATGCGTGTAGTATTAAACTAGCGCCTGTTGGGAATAATGGTTGTTTAGGCATACTGCATGAATCGACCGACCGTAGGTGTTTCTGTAATAAACGCCAGCGACGTTTTGAAGGAGGGTTATACAGTGATTGAAATCGAAAAGCCGAAGATTGAAACCGTGGATGTCAATGAGGAAGGTACGTACGGCAAGTTTGTCGTAGAACCGCTGGAGCGTGGATATGGAACAACGCTGGGTAACTCCCTGCGCCGTATCTTGCTCTCCTCTTTGCCAGGCGCTGCAGTGACTTCCGTTCAAATAGACGGCGTTCTGCACGAGTTCTCTACTATTCCAGGAGTCTATGAGGACGTAACTGAAATTATATTGAACTTGAAAAACCTATCGCTGAAAATCCACTCCGATGAAGAGAAAGTTCTCGAAATCGATGCGGAAGGCGAAGGGGTTATCACGGCTGGCGATATTCGTGCGGATAGCGATGTGGAAATTTTGAACCCGGATCTCCGCATTGCAACATTAGCACAAGGCTCCAGACTCCACATGAGGATTTTCGCAAATCGTGGTCGTGGTTACGTGGCAGCTGATCGAAACAAGAAGGAAGAACAGCCAATCGGCGTAATTCCAGTTGATTCGATTTACACGCCAATTCAGCGTGTAAACTACAGCGTTGAAAATACGCGTGTAGGCCAAGTAACAAACTACGATAAGTTGACCCTTGAAGTGTGGACAGATGGTAGCATTCGACCTGAAGAAGCAGTTAGCCTCGGCGCGAAAATCTTGACTGAGCATTTGATGCTCTTTGTTGGATTGACGGACGAAGCGAAAGATGCTGAAATCATGGTTGAAAAAGAGGAAGACAAAAAAGAGAAAGTGCTTGAGATGACAATCGAAGAGCTCGATCTCTCTGTTCGTTCCTACAACTGCTTAAAACGCGCAGGTATCAATACCGTTCAAGAGTTGATCACGAAAACGGAAGAAGACATGATGAAGGTTCGTAACTTGGGCCGCAAGTCTTTGGAAGAAGTTCAAGAGAAACTCGAAGAGCTCGGTTTGGGCTTGCGTATGGAAGACTAATCGGGACTTTTGCTAACGAAGGAGGGGAAACTACATGGCATACCAAAAGTTAGGTCGTGATTCTAGCGCTCGTAAAGCGTTGTTCCGCGACATGGTAACTGACTTGTTCTTGTATGAGCGTATTCAAACGACTGAAGCGAAAGCGAAAGAAGTTCGTTCTATCGCTGAAAAGTTGATCACGTTGGCTAAACGCGGTGACTTGCACGCGCGTCGTCAAGTGGCAGCATTTGTTCGTCGTGAAACGTTGAACGGTGAGCAGGATGCAATTCAGAAATTATTCTCGGAGCTGGCTCCGCGCTATGCAGAGCGTCCGGGTGGATACACGCGTATTATGAAACTTGGACCACGCCGTGGCGACTCCGCGCCTATGGTGTATTTGGAACTCGTTGACCGCGCGTAATCGCGTCAATTCGCGTTCATTACGATAGCGGCGCATTGCGCTGTGGAAGAAGGCTCCCCTTGAGGAGCTTTTCTTTTTTATCGTGACAGACTGTTTACTAGCTTTGGCTATAAACAGTTCAGGATCGGCACCGGAGGGATATAGTGCGTAACATTGGGATGGTAGTAAGTTATGATGGTACAGCATACTGCGGTTTTCAAGTACAGCCAGGACTAAATACGGTTCAAGGTCAACTTGAAAAAGCGATTGAAAAGCTAACGAAGGAACAAGTTTCTATACTTGCTTCTGGACGTACGGATGCTGGAGTGCATGCTTACGGTCAAGTATTTAATTTTCAGACGACATCGTCGATTCCAGTAGAGCGTTGGATGGTTGCTATGAATACACGTTTGCCGGATGACATTGTCATTCGCAGTGCGTGGGAAGCATCTGCTTCGTACCATGCTCGGTATTCGGCGAAGCGCAAGACGTATCGTTATACGATTCTGGCAGAGCGGACACCGGATGTGTTCCAGCGAAACTTTGAATTTTATCATCCACGGCCGCTCGATATCGATGCGATGCGTGAAGCGTTCAACCACCTTGTGGGCGAACATGACTTTACGTCTTTCACTTCGCCGAAATCGACAAAACCGTCAAATGTGCGTACCATTTATCGTGCATGGATCGAACATGAACCGAACGCAGACGGTGAACCCGGACGTGGCCGTATTCATTTGTTCGTGACAGGCAACGGATTCCTCTACAATATGGTGCGTATTATAGCAGGTACGCTTATCTGGGTAGGAGAAGGGAAATTTTCTCCCGCAGATATACCTTCAATCTTGGATGCGCGGAACCGCCAGGCTGCAGGGCCTTTGGCAGTACCACACGCTCTTACATTGTGGAGCGTGGAGTATGGTGGGGAAGATTGCTTGGAAAGTGAATGATAGGCTAACTATGGTATTTATAAAGCTTAGTAAGCCTAAAAAACACCTTGCATAATGCCGTAATCTATTGTAAAATAATATTTGTGTTTCTTTAGGCTTTCCCACAGCCCCGAAAGAAATCACGGTTGTCACATTATGTGACACTTAGTGAATTGACATTGATGAATGAACGACATATACACGTAAGTTTAAGAGCGAATGTTAAGGAGGATGTTTCATGCGTACGACATACATGGCGAAGCCAGCTGAAGTAGAACGCCAATGGCACGTTATCGATGCTGAAGGCAAAACGCTTGGCCGTTTGGCAAGCGAAGCTGCGGCTCTTATCCGCGGTAAACACAAAACAACTTTCACACCTCACGTAGACGGTGGAGACTTCGTTATCATTACTAACGCAAGCAAAATCGTTTTGACAGGTAAAAAGTTGCAAAACAAAATGTACTACCGTCACTCCATGCATCCAGGTGGTTTGAAAGTGACAAGCGCTCAAGAAATGTTGCAAAACAAGCCTGAGCGTATGTTGGAACTTGCTGTTCACGGCATGTTGCCAAAGACACGCATGGGTAACGCAATGAAGCTTCGTTGCAAAGTTTTTGCAGGACCAGAGCACACTCATCAAGCACAAAAACCTGAAGTTTACGAACTTCGCGGATAAACGAAAGGGAGGACACCTTCATGGCACAAGTACAATACTATGGGACAGGTCGTCGTAAGCATTCCGTAGCGCGTGTTCGCCTCGTTCCAGGCGAAGGCCGCATCGTTATCAATAAACGTGACCTTAACGAATACTTCGGTTTGGAGACACTGAAGCTTATCGTGAAGCAACCATTGACGTTGACAGAAACACTCGGAAGCTACGATGTGTTAGTGTTAGCTCATGGCGGCGGAATTTCCGGTCAAGCAGGCGCAATTCGTCACGGCATTTCCCGTGCGTTGTTGAAAGCTGACCCAGAACTTCGTCCAGCTTTGAAAAAAGCAGGCTTCCTGACACGCGATCCGCGTATGAAAGAGCGTAAAAAATACGGTCTTAAAGCGGCTCGTCGCGCACCACAGTTCTCCAAGCGTTAATATTGGATTACAAACGGTTAAAACTCTCTTCCGTAACTGGAAGAGAGTTTTTTTGCATTCACTTTTATTTCAAATACTTTAAAACAACTCGCTCCGCCTTCCAAATTCCCCGCACCTGCCCTGCATTTCACGAATATGCTAATTCCTAAAGCATTTGTATACACAACCTTTTATTCAAAATGCGCGAAAGATCTAAATAATGGATTGACAACGACAAGGAAAATTTTATAATTATAAAAGATAGAAAACATACCTACTTAGTTGGATATAAACAAATTCGGAGGATGCGAATATGAACCTATTAGAAAAAGAGGCACTTGTGCATGAAAAAGCGGAACAGTTTGAGCATGCTC harbors:
- the secY gene encoding preprotein translocase subunit SecY, whose translation is MFKTVSNIWRVEDLRRKILFTLMLLIIYRIGSFIPVPGVDKSVFEATNNAGNELFGLMNTFSGGALFQFSIFALGIFPYITASIIVQLLTMDVVPKLAQWAKEGEVGKRKITQITRYGTIILGLIQSFGTAIGFNRLYGAQMVPNATYADYILIAIVLTAGTAFLMWLGEQITEKGIGNGISIIIFAGIIATLPLTIRALVEDQFVNTDGQLFLSIAKMVIILLVVVLILIGIIFIHQGNRRIPVQYAKRVVGNKMYGGQNTHIPLKVNAAGVIPVIFASSLLMFPVTIAQFWAGKAWANWIINNMSHDKPLGMLLFVLMIIGFTFFYTFVQLNPQQMADQMKKNGGYIPGIRPGKATATYLTRVMTRVTLAGSIFLALISVMPVFLGALAGLPREVQLGGTGLLIVVGVALDTMKQIESQLIKRHYKGFINK
- a CDS encoding adenylate kinase, with translation MNILFMGPPGAGKGTQAERIVTEFGIPHISTGDAFRAAIGEGTPIGLKAKEYIDQGLLVPDDVTVGIVRERLVQPDCAKGFLLDGFPRTLAQAEALDAMLTEMGHKIDHVIDLSVDRDLLLARLTGRRICKSCGATYHVIFNPPQQEGVCDKCQGELYQRSDDSEEKVGTRLDEYINKTAPLLSYYENKGLLRQVDGEKEIDTVTSEIVSLLRG
- the map gene encoding type I methionyl aminopeptidase; amino-acid sequence: MIICKSEVELGFMREAGRIVAETHRLMANSVEAGITTRELDAIAETFIRSQGAIPSFKGYNGFSGSICASVNEELVHGIPGNRKLNEGDIISIDIGAEYRGYHGDSAWTYGVGTISETAQKLLEVTERSLYAGLELVKPDERLYTISHAIQRVIEDAGFSVVREYVGHGIGTSLHEEPQIPNYGPPNRGPRLKAGMTLAIEPMVIVGERYVKTLADNWTVVTVDGTLCAHFEHTVAVTPDGCEILTKLDE
- a CDS encoding KOW domain-containing RNA-binding protein; translation: MNDIRIPTLGQFVKVLRGRDAGKYAVIIGVEDTRYVDIVDGDKRKFEQPKRKNLLHLELQSAICSEVVRSLEESGQVTNSKLRYFISKHAQEQDAFIAD
- the infA gene encoding translation initiation factor IF-1, with product MAKEDVIEVEGTVIEPLPNAMFKVELENGHQILAHVSGKLRMHFIRILTGDKVVIQLSPYDLTRGRITYRK
- the rpmJ gene encoding 50S ribosomal protein L36; the protein is MKVRPSVKQICEKCKVIRRKGNVMVICENPKHKQKQG
- the rpsM gene encoding 30S ribosomal protein S13, coding for MARIAGVDLPRDKRVEIALTYIFGIGKTTSKKIIAESGVNPNTRVRDLSEEEVNKVREAIDKAVKVEGDLRREISLNIKRLIEIGCYRGVRHRRGLPVRGQRTKTNARTRKGPRRTVANKKK
- the rpsK gene encoding 30S ribosomal protein S11; this translates as MAKPKKVVRTKRRDRKNIETGVAHIRSTFNNTIVTITDTHGNAISWASSGGMGFKGSRKSTPFAAQMAAETAAKAAMEHGMKSVEVTVKGPGAGREAAIRSLQAAGLEVSMIKDVTPIPHNGCRPPKRRRV
- a CDS encoding DNA-directed RNA polymerase subunit alpha, with translation MIEIEKPKIETVDVNEEGTYGKFVVEPLERGYGTTLGNSLRRILLSSLPGAAVTSVQIDGVLHEFSTIPGVYEDVTEIILNLKNLSLKIHSDEEKVLEIDAEGEGVITAGDIRADSDVEILNPDLRIATLAQGSRLHMRIFANRGRGYVAADRNKKEEQPIGVIPVDSIYTPIQRVNYSVENTRVGQVTNYDKLTLEVWTDGSIRPEEAVSLGAKILTEHLMLFVGLTDEAKDAEIMVEKEEDKKEKVLEMTIEELDLSVRSYNCLKRAGINTVQELITKTEEDMMKVRNLGRKSLEEVQEKLEELGLGLRMED
- the rplQ gene encoding 50S ribosomal protein L17: MAYQKLGRDSSARKALFRDMVTDLFLYERIQTTEAKAKEVRSIAEKLITLAKRGDLHARRQVAAFVRRETLNGEQDAIQKLFSELAPRYAERPGGYTRIMKLGPRRGDSAPMVYLELVDRA
- the truA gene encoding tRNA pseudouridine(38-40) synthase TruA — protein: MRNIGMVVSYDGTAYCGFQVQPGLNTVQGQLEKAIEKLTKEQVSILASGRTDAGVHAYGQVFNFQTTSSIPVERWMVAMNTRLPDDIVIRSAWEASASYHARYSAKRKTYRYTILAERTPDVFQRNFEFYHPRPLDIDAMREAFNHLVGEHDFTSFTSPKSTKPSNVRTIYRAWIEHEPNADGEPGRGRIHLFVTGNGFLYNMVRIIAGTLIWVGEGKFSPADIPSILDARNRQAAGPLAVPHALTLWSVEYGGEDCLESE
- the rplM gene encoding 50S ribosomal protein L13, with protein sequence MRTTYMAKPAEVERQWHVIDAEGKTLGRLASEAAALIRGKHKTTFTPHVDGGDFVIITNASKIVLTGKKLQNKMYYRHSMHPGGLKVTSAQEMLQNKPERMLELAVHGMLPKTRMGNAMKLRCKVFAGPEHTHQAQKPEVYELRG
- the rpsI gene encoding 30S ribosomal protein S9 is translated as MAQVQYYGTGRRKHSVARVRLVPGEGRIVINKRDLNEYFGLETLKLIVKQPLTLTETLGSYDVLVLAHGGGISGQAGAIRHGISRALLKADPELRPALKKAGFLTRDPRMKERKKYGLKAARRAPQFSKR